A stretch of Campylobacter volucris DNA encodes these proteins:
- a CDS encoding L-lactate permease — translation MWQQIYDPFNNIILSALVAFLPILCFLISLVFLKLKGYQAAFLTLILSALIALFAYGMPLSLLGATFIQGFANGIWPIAWIIIAAIFLYKLSIKSGSFEIIKQSVMSITPDHRIQVILIGFCFGSFLEGAIGFGGPVAITAALLVGLGLKPLYAAGLCLIANTAPVAFGAVGIPIIAMSNLVGIEQHSVSAMVGRMLVPLSLSIPFFIVFLMDGIKGVKETFPAIFVATISFTATQFLSSNHLGAELPDIISAVVSLSITTIFLKFWKPKNIFRLDDVKDFDNPQKLEFKKVLLAWMPFILLIICIIIWTQPWFKALFAKDGILNFMQFSIKFNETLGSIVSPDIVNPQITKTMIPSHTIDLVAQAGTAILLAALMSIVVLKIKLNDASECFWETLKDMAIPCFTIGLVVAFAFIAKNSGMSTTLGLAFANTGDAYAFFSPIIGWIGVFLTGSDTSSNLLFGTLQQVSAQKLGVSEALFLAANSVGGVVGKMISPQSIAVACAAVGLVGRESELFRFTLKYSIAFVVLIGIWTFVIAFFLSGIIPDVITLK, via the coding sequence ATGTGGCAACAAATCTACGATCCATTTAACAATATCATTTTAAGTGCTTTAGTAGCGTTTTTACCTATATTGTGTTTTTTAATTTCTCTTGTATTTTTAAAGCTTAAGGGCTATCAAGCAGCGTTTTTGACACTTATTTTATCAGCCTTGATAGCTTTGTTTGCTTATGGCATGCCTTTGTCTTTACTAGGAGCAACTTTCATACAAGGCTTTGCTAATGGCATTTGGCCTATAGCTTGGATTATCATTGCAGCTATATTTTTGTATAAACTTTCTATCAAATCAGGTTCTTTTGAGATCATAAAACAAAGCGTGATGAGTATCACCCCAGATCATAGAATTCAAGTGATTTTGATAGGATTTTGTTTTGGTTCATTTTTAGAAGGTGCTATAGGTTTTGGTGGGCCTGTTGCTATCACAGCAGCTTTACTAGTAGGTCTTGGGTTAAAGCCTTTATATGCAGCAGGACTTTGTCTTATAGCAAATACCGCTCCAGTAGCCTTTGGAGCCGTTGGAATTCCTATTATAGCTATGAGTAATTTAGTAGGTATAGAACAGCATTCAGTTTCAGCTATGGTAGGTAGAATGCTTGTGCCACTTAGTCTAAGCATACCATTTTTTATAGTATTTTTAATGGATGGTATAAAAGGCGTTAAAGAAACTTTCCCAGCCATCTTTGTAGCGACTATATCTTTTACTGCTACACAATTTCTAAGCTCAAATCACCTAGGAGCAGAACTACCAGATATCATATCAGCTGTGGTTTCATTGTCTATTACAACTATATTTTTAAAATTTTGGAAACCAAAAAATATCTTTAGATTAGACGATGTAAAAGATTTTGACAATCCACAAAAGCTAGAATTTAAAAAAGTGCTTTTAGCTTGGATGCCATTTATACTTTTAATCATTTGTATCATTATATGGACTCAGCCTTGGTTTAAAGCTTTATTTGCTAAAGATGGAATCTTAAATTTCATGCAATTTAGTATAAAATTTAACGAAACATTAGGTTCTATCGTAAGTCCTGATATAGTTAATCCACAAATTACAAAAACCATGATCCCATCACATACCATAGACTTAGTAGCTCAAGCAGGAACGGCTATCTTACTTGCTGCTTTGATGAGTATAGTAGTGTTAAAAATCAAACTAAATGATGCAAGCGAGTGCTTTTGGGAAACTTTAAAAGATATGGCTATTCCTTGCTTTACCATAGGTTTAGTTGTAGCTTTTGCTTTTATAGCCAAAAACAGCGGTATGAGCACTACTTTAGGCCTTGCTTTTGCAAATACAGGCGATGCTTATGCGTTCTTCTCGCCTATTATAGGTTGGATAGGGGTGTTTTTAACTGGTTCAGATACTAGCTCGAATTTACTTTTTGGAACTTTACAGCAAGTTAGCGCTCAAAAACTTGGCGTTTCTGAAGCTTTATTTTTAGCAGCAAATTCAGTAGGTGGGGTAGTAGGAAAAATGATATCTCCACAAAGTATAGCAGTAGCTTGTGCAGCTGTTGGACTTGTAGGAAGAGAATCAGAGCTATTTAGATTTACTTTAAAATATTCTATTGCTTTTGTGGTTTTAATAGGAATTTGGACCTTTGTTATAGCGTTTTTCTTAAGCGGTATAATACCTGATGTTATAACTTTAAAATAA
- a CDS encoding nickel ABC transporter, periplasmic substrate-binding protein, giving the protein MLRFFMMLFCAMSLFATTPKDTIVIAVENEPERINPLFSEDHDVAIGLVFSGLTRFDEKMNLAPDLASSWKVSKDGLEYEFTLRDDVLWHDGTKFSAKDVEFSINALKDEKLNSPSKVNFDAVKEVKIIDDYHIKITLSKPFPPFLDALSVGILPKHLLEKENLNTTKFNQNPIGTGSYKLKQWKQGQYMILEANENYYLSKVKTPKLILKHIKDPSVSAIELKNETIDVALVDFSLASSFKNDKNFKIIQMPSADYRALMFNLDNEFLKDPKVRLALNYAIDKKVIVDSLLHSFGSVANHPLEKSWANPDNFSTYHYDVKKANELLKQAGFVKNKNGILEKDGKEFSFEMYAMSDDPLRVALVNILQSEFLKLGVKAKAIAKPSGSFDYTKIDSFLVGWGSPYDPDFHTFRVFASSEDAALNSSGWNFGHYQNAKVDKALLNARNSLDVNQRKKHYKEFIQALHEDPAFLFIAYIDYPLVFRANISGIKSHVLGHHGVGFTWNAYEWSKN; this is encoded by the coding sequence ATGTTGAGATTTTTTATGATGCTTTTTTGCGCGATGAGTCTTTTTGCTACTACACCAAAAGATACGATCGTTATCGCGGTTGAAAATGAACCAGAGCGTATCAATCCGCTTTTTAGCGAAGATCACGATGTGGCTATAGGACTTGTGTTTTCAGGGCTTACACGCTTTGATGAGAAAATGAATTTAGCACCTGATCTTGCTAGCTCTTGGAAAGTGAGCAAAGATGGACTTGAGTATGAATTTACTTTAAGGGATGATGTGTTGTGGCATGATGGGACTAAATTTAGTGCCAAAGATGTGGAATTTAGCATCAATGCTTTAAAAGATGAAAAACTAAATTCTCCTTCAAAGGTAAATTTTGATGCAGTTAAAGAAGTAAAGATTATAGATGATTATCATATAAAAATCACTTTATCTAAGCCTTTCCCTCCTTTTTTAGATGCTTTAAGTGTAGGAATTTTGCCAAAACATTTGCTTGAAAAAGAAAATTTAAACACTACAAAATTTAATCAAAACCCTATAGGAACAGGTTCGTATAAGTTAAAACAATGGAAACAAGGTCAATATATGATCTTAGAAGCAAATGAAAATTATTATCTAAGCAAGGTAAAAACTCCAAAACTTATACTAAAACACATTAAAGATCCTAGCGTGAGTGCTATTGAGCTTAAAAATGAAACCATAGATGTGGCTTTGGTTGATTTTTCTTTGGCTTCAAGTTTTAAAAATGATAAAAATTTTAAAATAATCCAAATGCCATCAGCTGATTATCGTGCTTTGATGTTTAATCTTGATAATGAATTTTTAAAAGATCCAAAGGTTCGTTTAGCACTAAATTATGCCATAGATAAAAAAGTCATTGTAGATTCTCTTTTGCATTCTTTTGGAAGCGTAGCAAATCATCCTTTAGAAAAATCATGGGCAAATCCTGATAATTTTTCTACTTATCATTATGATGTAAAAAAAGCAAATGAGCTTTTAAAACAAGCTGGTTTTGTAAAAAATAAAAATGGTATTTTAGAAAAAGATGGCAAAGAATTTAGTTTTGAAATGTATGCTATGAGTGATGATCCGCTAAGAGTGGCTTTGGTAAATATCTTACAAAGTGAATTTTTAAAATTAGGCGTTAAAGCAAAAGCCATAGCTAAGCCAAGTGGAAGTTTTGACTATACCAAGATAGATAGCTTTTTGGTAGGTTGGGGAAGTCCTTATGATCCTGATTTTCACACCTTTAGAGTTTTTGCAAGTTCTGAAGATGCTGCTTTAAATTCAAGTGGTTGGAATTTTGGACATTATCAAAATGCTAAGGTAGATAAAGCTTTACTTAATGCTAGAAATTCATTAGATGTAAATCAAAGAAAAAAACATTATAAGGAATTTATCCAAGCTTTGCATGAAGATCCTGCGTTTTTGTTTATAGCTTATATTGATTATCCTTTAGTTTTTAGAGCAAATATCAGCGGTATAAAATCACATGTTTTAGGACATCATGGGGTTGGTTTTACATGGAATGCTTACGAGTGGAGCAAAAACTAA
- a CDS encoding ABC transporter permease, protein MRKIYLALFFISIILAVFAPYISSYDPNLIDLSKAKQAPNLTHIFGTDLLGRDLFARILYALRVSLLVGILAAFLSVVFALFYVFLTRFFAYAFFARVLDMLLALPSLLVIMFFQSFLAGSIWSMIFIIALGHFAFVAKVLDTHINKFQKLEFYQNAIILGSTKTKALFKELLPACWNLLFVLFVLNIAHAITSEATLSFFGLGVDLSTPSLGNILNEVSKSVFLGFWWMIVFPVMFILLLILPLLALGNDMQEGIKI, encoded by the coding sequence ATGCGTAAAATATACTTAGCTTTGTTTTTTATCAGTATTATTTTAGCTGTATTTGCTCCTTATATAAGCTCTTATGATCCAAATTTAATTGATCTAAGCAAAGCCAAGCAAGCTCCAAATTTAACTCATATTTTTGGTACAGATTTACTTGGTAGAGATCTTTTTGCAAGAATTTTATATGCTTTAAGAGTTTCTTTACTTGTAGGAATTTTGGCTGCATTTTTAAGTGTAGTATTTGCTCTTTTTTATGTTTTTTTAACTAGATTTTTTGCTTATGCATTTTTTGCAAGAGTGCTTGATATGTTGTTAGCTTTGCCCTCTTTGCTAGTGATAATGTTTTTTCAAAGTTTTTTAGCAGGTTCTATTTGGAGTATGATTTTCATCATTGCTTTGGGACATTTTGCTTTTGTGGCTAAGGTGCTTGATACACATATTAATAAATTTCAAAAATTAGAATTTTATCAAAATGCCATAATCTTAGGAAGCACCAAAACAAAGGCTTTATTTAAAGAGCTTTTGCCTGCATGTTGGAATTTGCTTTTTGTATTATTTGTATTAAACATCGCTCATGCTATAACTAGCGAAGCAACTTTAAGCTTTTTTGGTTTAGGAGTGGATCTTTCTACACCAAGTTTAGGCAATATACTCAATGAAGTTAGCAAAAGTGTGTTTTTGGGATTTTGGTGGATGATAGTCTTTCCTGTGATGTTTATACTTTTACTTATTTTACCTTTGCTTGCTTTGGGTAATGATATGCAAGAAGGTATCAAAATATGA
- a CDS encoding NAD-independent L-lactate dehydrogenase subunit → MSKIDEISSKSKKIILDKIKNAQIDIEKIPTIDPIEHIKTSQNMLEELKEKMQANKYIVQECSKENLEETINQIVSSYGYKTCIYPSKLDIDIEKINAEKKTCFDQEVENLRQELFHSDFSIIQARLGVSSHGVALVTSSKDQPRMLSLAPMLCIVLLKKENVVKSLSEALNLVKKENEILPSNILFIAGPSRTADIELITVFGVHGSQKVHVVFY, encoded by the coding sequence GTGAGTAAGATTGATGAAATTTCTTCAAAAAGTAAAAAAATTATTTTAGATAAAATCAAAAACGCCCAAATAGATATTGAAAAAATTCCAACTATAGATCCTATAGAACATATCAAAACAAGTCAAAATATGCTTGAAGAGCTAAAGGAAAAAATGCAAGCAAATAAATATATAGTCCAAGAATGCTCTAAAGAAAATTTAGAAGAAACGATAAATCAAATCGTTTCAAGTTATGGCTATAAAACTTGCATTTATCCAAGTAAATTAGATATAGACATTGAAAAAATTAATGCTGAAAAAAAGACTTGCTTTGATCAAGAGGTTGAAAATTTAAGACAAGAGCTTTTTCATAGTGATTTTTCTATCATCCAAGCAAGACTTGGAGTAAGCTCACATGGAGTGGCTTTAGTAACTTCAAGTAAAGATCAGCCTAGAATGCTTTCTTTGGCACCTATGCTTTGTATAGTATTGCTTAAAAAAGAAAATGTAGTGAAGAGTTTAAGCGAGGCTTTAAATTTAGTCAAAAAAGAAAATGAAATTTTACCGAGTAATATTTTGTTTATAGCAGGGCCATCAAGAACGGCTGATATAGAGCTTATAACGGTTTTTGGGGTGCATGGATCGCAAAAAGTGCATGTAGTATTTTATTGA
- a CDS encoding ABC transporter permease, producing the protein MLKRLLWAFFLIFFASFLCFVMMYYAKGSVVFAAVPQGVSLKVKEEIEKNLNLDKPLLEQYENWAFKALKGDFSYSLISGEKVNEILKEKLPYTIILGSLAFFVLFVLSLILGLLCVFYKDSFLDKFITFFTMSFLALPTFSLSLMLILFFSVIFKFFPSSAIADIGFEDDVKNRLWHLFLPVCALVFSHLAVFVRFIRTTLIDSLNQNFIESAFARGLSKKRVYLHFVLKDAFGSILAYFGASFVSFLMGTYIVESVFSYEGIGNLVIKSILFKDYPVVLAVVSFSILVVVFVNLIVEILCKMINPRFANA; encoded by the coding sequence ATTTTAAAACGCCTATTATGGGCGTTTTTTTTGATTTTTTTTGCAAGTTTTTTATGTTTTGTGATGATGTATTATGCTAAAGGTAGTGTGGTATTTGCTGCTGTGCCTCAAGGTGTTAGCTTAAAAGTAAAAGAAGAGATAGAAAAAAATTTAAATTTAGACAAACCTTTGTTAGAGCAGTATGAAAATTGGGCTTTTAAAGCATTAAAAGGCGACTTTTCCTACTCTTTAATAAGCGGTGAAAAAGTAAATGAAATTTTAAAAGAAAAACTTCCCTATACCATTATACTTGGAAGCTTGGCTTTTTTTGTGTTGTTTGTTTTGTCTTTGATTTTAGGGCTTTTGTGTGTATTTTATAAAGATAGTTTTTTAGATAAATTTATCACTTTTTTTACGATGAGTTTTTTAGCTTTGCCTACTTTTTCTTTATCTTTGATGCTTATTTTGTTTTTTTCGGTTATTTTTAAATTTTTCCCAAGTTCAGCTATAGCAGATATTGGCTTTGAAGATGATGTAAAAAATCGTTTGTGGCATTTGTTTTTGCCAGTGTGTGCTTTGGTTTTTTCGCATTTAGCGGTTTTTGTGCGTTTTATAAGAACTACTTTGATCGATAGTTTAAATCAAAATTTTATAGAAAGTGCTTTTGCTAGAGGACTTAGTAAAAAAAGAGTGTATTTGCATTTTGTGCTAAAAGATGCTTTTGGTTCTATACTTGCATATTTTGGTGCTTCTTTTGTGAGTTTTTTAATGGGCACTTATATAGTAGAGAGTGTGTTTTCTTATGAGGGTATAGGGAATTTGGTGATTAAAAGTATATTGTTTAAAGATTATCCTGTGGTGCTAGCTGTGGTGAGTTTTAGTATATTGGTAGTGGTTTTTGTAAATTTGATTGTAGAAATTCTTTGCAAGATGATTAATCCAAGGTTTGCAAATGCGTAA
- a CDS encoding Panacea domain-containing protein, with the protein MVNALDLAKYILYKSDKDLSNLELQKTLYFTELDYIKKFDKHLINDDFEAWKYGPVARDVYCEYRNYGANSIDKPNDEIQLNLDNDELEIINNSIKKCNKQSYWILVEKSHRKGGAWEQSFKENKKEVINKELIKQEAKNEF; encoded by the coding sequence ATGGTTAATGCTTTAGATTTAGCAAAATATATTCTTTATAAATCAGATAAAGATTTGAGTAATTTAGAACTACAAAAAACTTTATATTTTACAGAACTTGATTATATTAAAAAATTTGATAAACATCTTATTAATGATGATTTTGAAGCTTGGAAGTATGGTCCTGTTGCTAGAGATGTTTATTGCGAATATAGAAATTATGGGGCTAATTCTATAGATAAACCTAACGATGAAATTCAATTAAATCTTGATAATGATGAGTTGGAAATAATTAATAATTCGATTAAAAAATGCAATAAACAATCTTATTGGATTCTTGTTGAAAAAAGTCATAGAAAAGGTGGAGCGTGGGAGCAGAGTTTTAAAGAAAATAAAAAGGAAGTTATCAATAAGGAATTAATAAAACAAGAAGCCAAAAATGAGTTTTAA
- a CDS encoding pentapeptide repeat-containing protein, whose amino-acid sequence MEKLTAMEKQAIQKRIEEEFENINKLLEQKEIYLCSQYVMRKIESSLIIVRKNLEEILKDIPQYVYEYVGKKEINKVLNCKVDYSSNIFIVGLSVSTKPYDENYFETKQEKMLLKGYSYDNLLFLFEKYPLMFIDCIFDYNIFETIYQLKQIQKLSFLNCIFKNNLYLNFQECLDIFQMDNCVFERQCKIKGTFKDNVYFNNSHFKDNVYFNNSHFKDNVYFHECEFEKTACFYGVTFDKAPNFSQAIFKGNLNAVNTNLNFTFDDLQEKIKQEYEDFNKGKNKQDEKPLDEFANDFRDSFRTFKSALIKDNNLLDASNFHKYELYCKEIELKEYWNKINKTNSKKDAIKNQNVFKNFIDSYLLNFYRKLCDHHTDFLRVFNNFLLLISLHILYSSFILYINDKKIVDDAKIYLSDIFNYNNIFLYVSGILFFICVCSIYFCKNKEKTHMINEEIKVKKIEWGKIIIKEIYTSFLVLSTCCLGTFVFGMIGDFLAKFFDLKIFKDILYISFVCLSFIGLFLFFIHSFVLRYIFVSCSYFIVAFVLFLKPKEFYFIYDIFKDSSENLTIMNSLNVIYFVLIILVIFSLQKTARKNSIVPS is encoded by the coding sequence ATGGAAAAATTAACAGCGATGGAAAAACAGGCTATACAAAAAAGAATAGAAGAAGAATTTGAAAATATAAATAAATTATTAGAACAAAAAGAAATTTATTTATGCAGTCAATATGTAATGAGAAAAATAGAAAGTTCATTAATTATAGTTAGAAAAAATTTAGAAGAAATATTAAAAGATATTCCACAATATGTATATGAATATGTTGGAAAAAAAGAAATAAATAAAGTTTTAAATTGTAAAGTTGATTATTCATCAAATATATTTATTGTAGGACTTTCTGTTAGCACAAAACCTTATGATGAAAATTATTTTGAAACTAAACAAGAAAAAATGTTATTAAAAGGATATTCGTATGATAATTTATTATTTTTATTTGAAAAGTATCCTTTAATGTTTATTGATTGTATATTTGACTACAATATTTTTGAAACAATATATCAATTAAAGCAAATTCAAAAATTATCTTTTTTAAATTGTATTTTTAAAAATAATTTATATTTAAATTTCCAAGAGTGTTTAGATATATTTCAAATGGATAATTGCGTGTTTGAAAGACAATGCAAAATAAAAGGAACATTTAAAGATAATGTTTATTTTAATAATTCTCATTTTAAAGATAATGTTTATTTTAATAATTCTCATTTTAAAGATAATGTTTATTTTCACGAGTGTGAATTTGAAAAGACAGCTTGTTTTTATGGAGTTACATTTGATAAAGCTCCAAATTTTTCTCAAGCTATTTTCAAAGGAAATTTAAATGCTGTAAATACAAATCTAAATTTTACTTTTGATGATTTGCAAGAAAAAATTAAACAAGAATATGAAGATTTTAATAAAGGTAAAAACAAGCAAGATGAAAAACCTTTAGATGAATTTGCAAATGATTTTAGAGATTCTTTTAGGACTTTTAAAAGTGCTTTGATAAAAGATAATAATCTTTTAGATGCTTCAAATTTTCATAAATATGAACTTTATTGTAAAGAAATAGAGTTAAAAGAATATTGGAATAAAATCAACAAAACAAATAGTAAAAAAGATGCTATAAAAAATCAAAATGTATTTAAAAATTTTATAGATTCTTATTTGCTGAATTTTTATAGAAAACTTTGTGATCATCATACTGATTTTTTAAGAGTTTTTAATAATTTTTTATTGTTAATATCTTTGCATATTTTATATAGTTCTTTTATTTTATATATCAATGATAAAAAAATTGTAGATGATGCTAAAATTTATTTAAGTGATATTTTTAATTATAATAATATTTTTTTATATGTGTCGGGTATTTTATTTTTTATATGTGTTTGCTCTATATATTTTTGTAAAAATAAAGAAAAAACACATATGATAAATGAAGAAATTAAAGTGAAAAAAATTGAATGGGGTAAGATTATAATAAAAGAAATATATACTTCTTTTCTTGTGCTTTCAACTTGCTGTTTAGGAACTTTTGTTTTTGGTATGATAGGAGATTTTTTAGCAAAATTTTTTGATTTAAAAATATTTAAAGATATTTTATATATATCTTTTGTTTGTCTAAGTTTTATAGGACTTTTTTTGTTTTTTATCCATTCTTTTGTATTGAGATATATTTTTGTATCTTGTTCTTATTTTATTGTAGCTTTTGTTTTATTTTTAAAACCAAAAGAATTTTATTTTATATATGATATTTTTAAAGATAGTAGTGAAAATTTAACGATAATGAATAGCTTAAATGTGATATATTTTGTTTTGATTATTTTAGTCATTTTCTCACTCCAAAAAACCGCACGAAAAAATTCCATAGTGCCAAGTTAG
- a CDS encoding LutB/LldF family L-lactate oxidation iron-sulfur protein, translating into MKVAHEQIVDIKIHDTQMRENLRSAMHTLQKNRLKVIDEKFNDWQGLRSKAKQAKNNALSTLHDRLLEFEKNASKNGIKVHWASSDTDACEIIYELMLEKNISKILKGKSMASEEIGLNHYLEAKGLKAIETDLGELILQLNDETPVHIVVPAVHKNRYEIGKIFQEKLGANLENEPEKLNAIARKHLRDEFEGLKMGLSGVNFAMSKEGAFWLIENEGNGRMCTTASDIHVALCGIEKVMESFEDAATMVSLLTPSATGQFIPTYNNIITGPRKNGDLDGPKEVHIILFDHNRSKMLNDKDYYEALRCIRCGACMNFCPVYDKIGGHTYQSVYPGPIGEVISPNLFGMQENGDILTFCSLCGRCSEVCPVKIPLADLIRKLRAAKIGQGSFGNENPNTLEAMGFKAFEKAATSPKIWQFTMSNLHKFNWFLQKGKNSLPVVKKWSAYKEFPQVKMNLYQELENIEGVKCE; encoded by the coding sequence ATGAAAGTAGCACATGAACAAATCGTGGATATAAAAATTCACGATACTCAAATGAGAGAAAATTTAAGATCTGCTATGCATACTTTGCAAAAAAATCGCTTAAAAGTTATAGATGAAAAATTTAACGATTGGCAAGGTTTAAGATCTAAAGCAAAACAAGCTAAAAACAATGCTTTATCGACTTTACACGATAGACTTTTAGAATTTGAAAAAAATGCTAGTAAAAATGGCATAAAAGTGCATTGGGCTAGTTCAGATACTGATGCTTGCGAGATCATATATGAATTAATGCTTGAAAAAAATATAAGTAAAATTTTAAAAGGCAAGTCTATGGCTAGTGAAGAAATAGGCTTAAACCATTATTTAGAAGCTAAAGGACTCAAAGCCATAGAAACAGATTTAGGCGAACTCATACTTCAGTTAAATGATGAAACTCCAGTGCATATAGTGGTACCAGCTGTGCATAAAAATCGCTATGAAATTGGTAAAATTTTTCAAGAAAAATTAGGAGCAAATTTAGAAAACGAGCCAGAAAAACTAAATGCTATAGCTAGAAAACATTTAAGGGATGAATTTGAAGGCCTTAAAATGGGACTTAGTGGAGTAAATTTTGCTATGTCTAAAGAAGGTGCTTTTTGGCTTATAGAAAATGAAGGTAATGGTAGAATGTGCACTACAGCAAGCGATATACATGTAGCACTTTGTGGTATAGAAAAAGTGATGGAAAGCTTTGAAGATGCTGCTACTATGGTATCTTTACTTACTCCTTCGGCTACTGGACAATTTATACCAACTTATAACAACATCATCACAGGCCCTAGAAAAAATGGAGATTTAGACGGCCCTAAAGAAGTGCATATAATACTTTTTGATCACAATAGAAGCAAAATGCTAAATGATAAAGACTATTATGAAGCTTTACGCTGTATAAGATGTGGTGCTTGTATGAATTTTTGTCCTGTATATGATAAGATAGGCGGTCATACTTACCAAAGTGTTTATCCAGGCCCTATAGGAGAGGTTATAAGCCCTAATCTTTTTGGTATGCAAGAAAATGGAGATATACTTACTTTTTGTTCTTTGTGTGGAAGATGTTCTGAAGTTTGTCCAGTAAAAATTCCACTTGCTGATTTAATAAGAAAGCTAAGAGCTGCAAAAATAGGCCAAGGAAGTTTTGGAAATGAAAATCCAAATACCTTAGAAGCTATGGGTTTTAAAGCTTTTGAAAAAGCTGCAACTTCGCCAAAAATTTGGCAATTTACCATGTCTAATTTGCATAAATTCAATTGGTTTTTGCAAAAGGGTAAAAATTCTTTGCCTGTAGTGAAAAAATGGAGTGCTTATAAAGAATTTCCACAAGTAAAAATGAATTTATACCAAGAGCTTGAAAACATTGAAGGAGTAAAGTGTGAGTAA
- a CDS encoding NAD-independent L-lactate dehydrogenase, oxidoreductase subunit yields the protein MKKVYLFATCLGSAIMQESVLSAVRLLRREGVEVIFKKQQTCCSQPSFNSGYFKESKNIALYNIKLFDKDYPIIVPSGSCAGMMSHDYLELFKDDENYALVKEFSSRVIDLSQYLDDVLKVEYEDKGEPLKVTWHSNCHALRIQKCINASKNLIKKLKNVELAPLEFEEECCGFGGTFAVKEPQISDAMVREKIKDIQNTGAKYVLSSDGGCLMNIVGTMQKMGLDIKGMHLYSFLNKRLEGAMI from the coding sequence ATGAAAAAGGTGTATTTATTTGCTACTTGTTTGGGTAGTGCTATCATGCAAGAAAGCGTATTGAGTGCTGTTAGGCTTTTAAGAAGAGAAGGGGTTGAGGTGATTTTTAAAAAGCAGCAAACTTGCTGTTCTCAACCTTCTTTTAACTCAGGATATTTTAAAGAAAGCAAAAACATAGCTTTGTATAATATAAAATTATTTGACAAAGACTATCCTATAATCGTCCCAAGTGGCTCCTGTGCTGGGATGATGAGTCATGATTATTTAGAGCTTTTTAAAGATGATGAAAATTATGCTTTGGTAAAAGAATTTAGCTCAAGAGTGATTGATCTTAGTCAGTATTTAGATGATGTTTTGAAAGTAGAGTATGAAGACAAAGGCGAGCCATTGAAAGTTACTTGGCATTCTAATTGCCATGCTTTAAGGATTCAAAAATGCATTAATGCAAGTAAAAATTTGATTAAAAAATTAAAAAATGTAGAATTAGCGCCTTTAGAATTTGAAGAAGAATGCTGTGGTTTTGGGGGAACTTTTGCAGTAAAAGAACCTCAAATTTCAGATGCTATGGTAAGAGAAAAAATCAAAGATATCCAAAATACAGGTGCTAAGTATGTGTTAAGTTCAGATGGTGGCTGTTTGATGAATATCGTAGGAACCATGCAAAAAATGGGACTTGACATCAAAGGTATGCATTTGTATAGTTTTTTAAATAAGCGTCTTGAAGGAGCTATGATATGA